In Nitrospira sp., a single genomic region encodes these proteins:
- a CDS encoding GGDEF domain-containing protein, protein MKNRQFLDLCAIGGILQQNPIVLPPLNIMAESPTPPQYDSQLLLNSHPFIVTVIDPLTHTVVFQNDRSRTKFGDISNASCHEKIAGCATPCSFCRMPEAVETGRLSSSEVPLPNDEHLLMQWARVETTSGATHIIETITDITALKRQQQETERLVTKLSATNRDLIQANQLLQDQSVRDSLTGLYNHSHFEQTLVHLCALALRSMRPLSLLFVDLDNFKQINDMYGHTTGDQVLREIGWLLDSQQGTSRGIARASDFAARYGGEEFALILPDTSMDGALTAAERLRHRVTTLTMLPELSALTAPSFSLTCSVGVASFPVHADIPTDLVNAADAAVYAAKRAGKNCVRMATPASPPTIVPGPLVRS, encoded by the coding sequence ATGAAAAACCGACAATTCCTTGACCTCTGTGCCATCGGTGGGATACTGCAGCAGAATCCAATCGTTCTGCCGCCGCTCAACATCATGGCCGAATCACCCACTCCACCTCAATACGATTCACAGCTGTTGCTCAACTCGCACCCCTTTATTGTGACGGTGATTGACCCGCTCACCCATACAGTCGTGTTTCAGAACGATCGTTCGCGGACCAAGTTCGGAGACATCTCGAATGCAAGCTGCCACGAAAAGATCGCCGGCTGTGCCACACCATGCAGCTTCTGCCGGATGCCGGAAGCAGTCGAAACCGGACGGTTGTCCTCCAGTGAAGTGCCGCTGCCGAACGATGAACATCTCCTGATGCAATGGGCCAGAGTCGAAACGACGTCCGGAGCGACCCATATCATCGAAACGATCACCGACATCACCGCCCTCAAGCGGCAGCAGCAGGAGACCGAACGTCTCGTCACGAAACTGTCGGCGACCAATCGGGATCTGATCCAGGCAAATCAGCTCCTGCAAGATCAGTCCGTGCGAGACAGCCTCACCGGCCTGTACAACCATTCGCACTTCGAACAGACGCTGGTTCATTTGTGCGCGCTCGCGCTCCGGTCGATGCGTCCCCTCTCGCTGCTGTTCGTCGATCTCGACAATTTTAAACAGATCAACGACATGTATGGACACACCACGGGCGACCAAGTACTCCGGGAAATCGGCTGGCTGTTGGACAGTCAACAGGGCACCAGCCGTGGAATCGCGCGCGCCAGCGACTTCGCGGCGCGGTACGGCGGCGAAGAGTTCGCCCTGATTCTTCCCGACACGTCGATGGACGGAGCGCTCACCGCGGCCGAACGACTCCGCCATCGCGTGACCACGCTCACGATGTTGCCGGAACTCTCCGCCCTGACGGCACCCTCGTTTTCTCTCACCTGCAGCGTCGGTGTCGCATCCTTTCCCGTTCATGCGGACATCCCCACCGACCTCGTCAACGCCGCGGACGCCGCCGTGTACGCGGCCAAGCGGGCGGGCAAGAACTGCGTGCGCATGGCGACCCCCGCGTCCCCGCCCACGATCGTTCCCGGTCCCCTTGTACGATCATAG
- a CDS encoding phosphatidylglycerol lysyltransferase domain-containing protein, with amino-acid sequence MAVPTAQSLSPSKPTRSVPQLVPSSTCLRCDVCCRFPDPDSPLRPYFTAEEVTRAVAGGVDAGRFPSQQGSQITLVPDEEGDGFHCPAFDSASARCLIYDQRPFDCRLYPLALMWSEGHDQVVLGWDSKCPFMREQVPDSIRRHADQTTARLNDPDLLKTVVDHPRLIGRFQPDVVELSRLPALTHAVQARWGTVALHRLTLEDVPRVTEALDASGLTDAQGLAAHSVPSVYLCTTLLSYWWAELYGAFCLFAESADGWFMPLPPLGGGSIQESIGAAFDLMRRRNGADSPVHRIDNVSPALAARLEVLGYRLEAGDGDYLYRAGDLAALSGDRFKSQRALCNKVERSGQVRVAPYALRDRTECRRLLQRWREQKQAGVLDPFGRLLLEDAASTHEIAWSHFSDLGLSGTVVRVEGEIRAYTFGCWLTPATWCVLLEVADRAISGLAQYLFRETCREAVARGAGFINTMDGAGLSGLSRSKDSYHPIMRVRQYRLLEDRRS; translated from the coding sequence ATGGCGGTGCCGACCGCGCAGAGCCTGTCTCCTTCCAAGCCGACCCGCTCCGTTCCGCAGTTGGTTCCCAGCAGCACCTGCCTCCGATGCGACGTGTGCTGTCGGTTTCCTGACCCGGACAGCCCGCTCCGGCCGTACTTTACGGCCGAAGAAGTCACCCGGGCGGTGGCCGGAGGTGTGGATGCCGGCCGGTTTCCCTCCCAGCAGGGAAGTCAGATCACCCTGGTCCCCGACGAGGAGGGCGATGGATTCCACTGCCCCGCCTTCGACTCCGCCAGTGCCCGCTGTCTCATTTACGACCAGAGACCCTTTGATTGCCGACTCTATCCCCTGGCGTTGATGTGGAGTGAAGGGCACGACCAAGTGGTGCTGGGATGGGACAGCAAGTGTCCCTTCATGCGAGAGCAGGTTCCGGACTCCATTCGGCGACATGCCGATCAGACGACGGCCCGACTCAATGACCCGGACCTGCTCAAGACAGTCGTGGATCATCCCAGGCTGATCGGGCGCTTCCAGCCGGATGTCGTAGAATTGTCGAGGCTGCCGGCGTTGACTCACGCCGTACAGGCGCGCTGGGGGACGGTGGCGTTGCACCGGCTCACCCTCGAGGATGTCCCGAGAGTGACGGAAGCATTGGACGCTTCCGGACTCACCGACGCGCAGGGCCTGGCCGCGCACTCCGTGCCCTCCGTCTACCTGTGCACGACTCTGCTGAGTTATTGGTGGGCGGAACTGTACGGCGCCTTCTGTCTCTTCGCCGAATCGGCGGACGGCTGGTTCATGCCCCTTCCTCCTCTGGGGGGCGGATCGATCCAGGAGTCGATCGGCGCAGCCTTCGATCTGATGCGCCGCAGAAACGGGGCCGACTCACCGGTCCACCGGATCGACAACGTTTCCCCTGCGCTGGCTGCTCGACTGGAAGTCTTGGGGTATCGACTCGAAGCTGGAGACGGTGATTATCTGTACCGGGCGGGAGATCTGGCCGCGCTTTCCGGTGACCGGTTCAAATCGCAACGCGCGCTCTGCAACAAGGTCGAGCGGTCGGGCCAGGTGCGGGTGGCTCCGTATGCGCTTCGGGACCGCACGGAATGCCGCCGGTTGCTCCAGCGATGGCGAGAACAGAAACAGGCGGGTGTACTCGACCCATTCGGGCGGCTGTTGCTGGAAGACGCCGCCTCAACGCACGAGATCGCCTGGTCTCATTTCTCGGACTTGGGCTTAAGCGGAACCGTGGTGCGCGTCGAGGGGGAGATCCGGGCCTATACATTCGGCTGCTGGCTGACGCCCGCCACCTGGTGCGTGCTGCTGGAAGTCGCGGACCGCGCGATTTCCGGTCTCGCCCAGTACCTGTTTCGAGAGACCTGCCGTGAGGCGGTGGCCCGCGGGGCGGGATTCATCAACACCATGGACGGGGCCGGCCTGTCGGGATTGAGTCGATCCAAGGACTCGTATCACCCGATCATGCGGGTCCGACAGTACAGGCTTCTCGAGGACCGTCGTAGCTGA
- a CDS encoding PAS domain S-box protein has product MPNFQTPLISQRYRWLPLSIVLLTFVASGVGVVLLRHVEHRLVAAAGEDLMVAAAEASDKLDRLLFERRGDVQLLARAFSLSPFDSAYLTGYLGWMKSTYAPVYHWMGVTDDQGVVVASTDPALRGKSQASTAWFQEVRATKKLLIQDVAVHEADQGIETVAFTAPILDSEGAFLGAVTTRVAVPVLEEVTMRTARSLETRQEFAGPVSYQMVTGSGVVFADSDLLHKSPQDLGQIRPPSTAASKAGGPGFVEEEYRGVPVVTGYAQTKGFGDIPALGWHVLVRMEQDRIFDPIRSILWKVGISGAAVWLPMLFMVLWSTSKLRKEYQQAQQESAWARAAEAALLQSQERNRAIVDTALDGVVTIDSRGIVTDWNAQAAAIFGWGRDEALGRLLGEVIIPPRDREAHERGLRHYLASGESHILNKRVEVLALHRSGREFPVELSISPVRIGDTFFFSAFARDITERREAETKLRESEVRYRSVVNALDEGVLVIDDQGVLRTGNASAERILGMPLAELMKRPLDDPMWKTIYEDGRPFPPEHHPVAVTLRSGASCSGVVMGFYKADGEVRWLEVNSRPVGLKGQGAPALAVVSFSDITMRKRAEERLTVQYSVTRVLAESRTLEEAVPKIVQAVGQNLEWDYGVFWRVDKAEGALRCIDQWPHPSIGFEAFSAVTWTSLVKSGEGLPGRIWATERPAWVTDVTVDEQSPYAEQARAAGLHGAFGFPVRVGTEVEGVIELFSRQVRPPDDELLKMIDDICLKIGQLGERTRTEDALRQTEAQLQQAQKMEAVGRLAGGVAHDFNNLLTVIRGYSELLLARLRPGDSMRKDMEEVKKAADRASGLTRQLLAFSRRQFIAPKLVDLNALVANMDGMLRRLLGEDIIDLCAELAPNIGAIRADPGQMEQVIMNLAVNARDAMPKGGRLTIETCNVTIGKGSRKNAVGVEPGAYVQLTVRDTGHGMDAETRSHLFEPFFTTKEKGKGTGLGLSTVYGIVRQSNGTIAVESVPGQGTVFKIYFPLVAEDRPGASGSGETVDPAHGRETILLVEDEPAVRGLVHETLRLHGYTVLEARHGIEALMTVAKHTGPIHLLLTDVVMPQMSGPEVAEKLRGLRPETKVLYMSGYPDHPVFEQGGVSRETSFLPKPFTPVGLARKVREVLDGVNA; this is encoded by the coding sequence ATGCCGAATTTTCAAACACCGCTCATCTCGCAACGCTATCGATGGCTGCCGCTGTCCATCGTCCTGCTCACGTTTGTGGCGTCGGGAGTGGGTGTCGTGCTGCTGCGCCATGTGGAACATCGTCTTGTCGCGGCGGCCGGTGAAGATCTGATGGTGGCCGCCGCCGAAGCCTCCGATAAGCTCGATCGCCTGTTGTTCGAACGGCGTGGTGACGTCCAACTGCTGGCCCGGGCGTTTTCGCTCAGTCCGTTCGATTCTGCCTACCTCACCGGCTATCTGGGATGGATGAAGTCGACCTACGCCCCGGTCTACCACTGGATGGGCGTCACGGACGACCAGGGAGTCGTTGTGGCGTCGACGGATCCTGCCCTGCGCGGAAAGAGCCAGGCGTCGACCGCATGGTTCCAAGAAGTCCGGGCCACGAAGAAATTGTTGATCCAGGACGTCGCAGTGCACGAAGCGGACCAGGGGATTGAAACCGTCGCGTTCACCGCTCCGATTCTGGATTCCGAAGGCGCGTTCCTGGGGGCCGTGACGACGCGGGTCGCGGTTCCCGTTCTTGAAGAAGTGACGATGCGGACCGCACGGTCGCTCGAAACGCGGCAGGAATTTGCAGGTCCCGTGTCCTACCAGATGGTGACGGGCAGCGGAGTGGTGTTTGCTGATTCCGATCTCCTGCACAAGAGTCCCCAAGATCTCGGCCAGATTCGTCCGCCATCCACGGCCGCCAGCAAGGCAGGCGGCCCGGGCTTTGTGGAAGAAGAGTACCGTGGCGTCCCCGTGGTGACGGGCTATGCGCAGACCAAGGGGTTCGGCGACATCCCCGCACTGGGCTGGCATGTGTTGGTGCGCATGGAGCAGGATCGGATTTTCGATCCGATCCGATCGATCCTATGGAAGGTCGGGATCTCCGGCGCCGCCGTGTGGCTGCCCATGCTGTTTATGGTCCTCTGGTCGACGTCCAAATTGCGCAAAGAGTATCAGCAGGCGCAGCAGGAAAGCGCCTGGGCGCGGGCGGCCGAGGCGGCCCTGTTGCAGAGCCAGGAACGGAACCGCGCCATCGTGGATACGGCGCTGGACGGCGTCGTGACGATCGATTCACGCGGCATCGTCACCGACTGGAACGCGCAAGCGGCCGCGATTTTCGGATGGGGACGCGACGAAGCGCTGGGGCGTCTCCTGGGCGAAGTGATCATTCCGCCGCGGGATCGCGAGGCCCACGAGCGCGGACTCCGCCACTATTTGGCCAGCGGTGAAAGCCACATCCTCAATAAGCGTGTCGAGGTGCTGGCGCTCCATCGTTCGGGTCGAGAGTTCCCGGTCGAGCTGTCGATCTCTCCGGTACGGATCGGGGATACGTTCTTCTTCAGCGCCTTCGCCCGGGACATCACCGAGCGTCGAGAAGCGGAGACGAAGCTTCGGGAGAGCGAAGTCCGCTACCGGTCGGTCGTGAATGCGCTGGATGAAGGCGTGCTCGTCATCGACGATCAAGGTGTGCTCCGCACAGGGAATGCCAGCGCGGAGCGGATCCTGGGCATGCCCTTGGCAGAACTCATGAAGCGGCCGCTTGACGATCCGATGTGGAAGACCATCTACGAAGACGGACGGCCGTTTCCTCCTGAGCACCACCCCGTGGCGGTGACGCTGCGGAGCGGAGCGTCCTGTTCCGGCGTAGTCATGGGTTTCTACAAGGCCGACGGAGAGGTGAGATGGCTGGAGGTGAATTCCCGGCCGGTAGGATTGAAGGGACAGGGAGCGCCCGCCCTCGCGGTCGTTTCATTCTCCGATATCACCATGAGGAAACGTGCGGAAGAGCGTCTGACGGTCCAGTATTCAGTCACGAGGGTGCTCGCGGAATCCCGCACGTTGGAAGAAGCCGTGCCCAAGATCGTTCAGGCGGTGGGGCAGAATCTGGAATGGGACTACGGGGTTTTCTGGCGGGTCGACAAGGCGGAGGGGGCGTTGCGATGCATCGATCAATGGCCGCACCCGTCGATCGGGTTCGAGGCGTTTTCGGCGGTCACCTGGACGAGTCTCGTCAAGTCCGGAGAGGGGCTTCCGGGACGCATCTGGGCCACCGAACGGCCGGCTTGGGTCACCGACGTCACGGTGGACGAGCAATCGCCGTACGCCGAGCAGGCGCGGGCGGCCGGACTCCACGGCGCCTTCGGTTTTCCGGTCCGCGTCGGAACCGAGGTCGAAGGGGTCATTGAACTGTTCAGCCGACAGGTTCGGCCGCCGGACGACGAACTGCTGAAAATGATCGACGACATCTGTCTGAAGATCGGCCAGCTCGGCGAGCGGACGAGGACGGAGGACGCGTTGCGCCAGACCGAGGCGCAATTGCAGCAGGCGCAAAAAATGGAAGCCGTCGGACGGTTGGCAGGAGGGGTGGCGCACGACTTCAACAATCTCCTGACCGTCATCCGAGGTTACAGCGAATTGCTGCTCGCGCGTCTGCGGCCGGGTGATTCCATGCGCAAAGACATGGAAGAAGTGAAGAAGGCGGCCGATCGCGCCTCGGGATTGACGCGGCAGTTGCTGGCGTTCAGCCGCCGGCAGTTCATCGCTCCCAAGCTCGTCGATCTGAACGCGCTCGTCGCCAACATGGACGGCATGCTGCGCCGCTTGCTCGGTGAGGACATCATCGATCTCTGCGCCGAGCTTGCGCCGAACATCGGCGCGATCCGGGCCGATCCCGGGCAGATGGAGCAGGTCATCATGAACCTCGCGGTCAACGCGAGGGATGCCATGCCGAAGGGCGGCCGGCTGACCATCGAGACGTGCAACGTCACGATCGGGAAAGGGTCGCGCAAGAATGCCGTCGGCGTGGAGCCGGGCGCCTATGTTCAGTTGACGGTACGCGATACGGGGCACGGCATGGACGCCGAAACCCGCTCACACTTGTTTGAGCCCTTCTTTACCACCAAGGAAAAGGGCAAGGGCACAGGGCTGGGATTGTCGACGGTGTACGGCATCGTCAGACAGAGCAACGGGACCATCGCCGTGGAGAGCGTGCCCGGACAAGGCACCGTGTTCAAGATCTACTTTCCTCTGGTCGCGGAGGACCGGCCGGGAGCAAGCGGATCCGGCGAGACCGTCGATCCGGCACACGGCCGGGAGACCATCTTATTGGTCGAAGATGAGCCGGCGGTCCGTGGCCTGGTCCATGAAACCCTCCGCCTGCACGGCTACACGGTGCTCGAGGCTCGTCACGGCATCGAAGCGCTGATGACCGTCGCTAAACACACGGGTCCCATCCATTTGTTGTTGACGGATGTGGTCATGCCTCAGATGAGCGGACCGGAAGTCGCCGAAAAGCTTCGCGGCCTTCGTCCGGAAACCAAAGTGCTCTATATGTCCGGATATCCCGATCATCCGGTGTTCGAGCAAGGCGGGGTCTCGCGCGAAACGTCCTTCCTTCCCAAGCCCTTTACCCCGGTCGGCTTGGCCAGGAAGGTGCGGGAGGTCCTCGACGGCGTGAATGCGTGA